From one Catellatospora sp. IY07-71 genomic stretch:
- a CDS encoding DeoR/GlpR family DNA-binding transcription regulator, translating to MLAPQRQQVILAQVRRAGGVRVADLVAELGVSDMTIRRDLEVLAERGLVIKVHGGATAPPSGVADEPGFAAKAERQRTEKARLAEAAAAHVNPGSAIALSAGTTTVRLAQRLIEVPGLTVVTNSIPVADVFYRSGRPDQTVVLTGGTRTPSDALVGPIAVASLRDLHVDQLFLGVHGLSVDAGLTTPNLLEAETNRALIAATRRLVVLADHTKWETLGIASICPLSAVDLLITDAAPPVDVSELTAVEMTA from the coding sequence GTGCTCGCGCCGCAGCGACAGCAGGTGATCCTGGCCCAGGTGCGCCGGGCGGGCGGTGTCCGCGTCGCCGACCTCGTCGCCGAGCTGGGCGTCTCCGACATGACCATCCGCCGCGACCTGGAGGTGCTGGCCGAGCGCGGGCTGGTGATCAAGGTGCACGGCGGGGCCACCGCTCCCCCGTCCGGCGTCGCCGACGAGCCCGGCTTCGCGGCCAAGGCCGAACGCCAGCGTACCGAGAAGGCCCGGCTGGCAGAAGCGGCGGCCGCGCACGTGAACCCGGGCAGCGCGATCGCGCTGTCGGCCGGCACCACCACCGTGCGGCTCGCCCAGCGGCTGATCGAGGTGCCGGGGCTGACCGTGGTCACCAACTCGATCCCGGTCGCCGACGTCTTCTACCGCTCCGGCCGCCCGGACCAGACCGTGGTGCTCACCGGCGGCACCCGCACCCCCTCCGACGCCCTGGTCGGCCCGATCGCCGTGGCCTCCCTGCGTGACCTGCACGTCGACCAGCTGTTCCTCGGTGTGCACGGGCTCAGCGTGGACGCGGGGCTGACCACGCCGAACCTGCTGGAGGCGGAGACGAACCGGGCGCTCATCGCGGCCACCCGCCGCCTGGTGGTGCTGGCCGACCACACCAAGTGGGAGACGCTCGGCATCGCCTCGATCTGCCCGCTCAGCGCCGTCGACCTGCTGATCACCGACGCCGCCCCGCCCGTCGACGTCAGCGAGCTCACCGCCGTGGAGATGACCGCATGA
- the galT gene encoding galactose-1-phosphate uridylyltransferase, whose product MKRTSTTLADGRELIYFDEHDDAVRATVDTRELPTPPPPAQLRFDPLTEEWIAIAAHRQTRTFLPPAAECPLCPAKPEFAGEVPADDYDVVVFENRFPSFSGDSGRCEVVCFSPDHDSSFKDLPVSRVRTVLAALADRTAELSAQPGVEQVFCFENRGVEIGVTLHHPHGQIYAYPYVTPTTRRYLDAARRHREQGHGNLYAELLAGERASGERVVAANEHWTAFVPYAARWPYEIHLAPHRQVPDLAALTDDERDACAPLWSELTRRLDGLFGLDMPYIAGWHQAPVHADRDLGYLHLRLISSRRAPGKLKYLAGSESAMGAWVNDIAPEQAAAALRAVSL is encoded by the coding sequence ATGAAGCGCACCAGCACCACCCTGGCCGACGGCCGCGAGCTGATCTACTTCGACGAGCACGACGACGCGGTACGCGCCACCGTCGACACGCGCGAGCTGCCCACGCCGCCCCCGCCCGCGCAGCTGCGCTTCGACCCGCTCACCGAGGAGTGGATCGCGATCGCCGCGCACCGGCAGACGCGCACGTTCCTGCCGCCGGCCGCCGAGTGCCCGCTGTGCCCGGCCAAGCCGGAGTTCGCCGGTGAGGTGCCCGCCGACGACTACGACGTGGTGGTGTTCGAGAACCGGTTCCCCTCGTTCTCCGGCGACAGCGGCCGCTGCGAGGTGGTCTGCTTCTCCCCCGACCACGACTCGTCGTTCAAGGACCTGCCCGTGTCGCGGGTGCGCACGGTGCTCGCCGCGCTCGCCGACCGCACCGCCGAGCTGTCCGCCCAGCCGGGCGTCGAGCAGGTGTTCTGCTTCGAGAACCGGGGCGTCGAGATCGGCGTGACGCTGCACCACCCGCACGGCCAGATCTACGCGTACCCGTACGTCACGCCGACCACCCGCCGCTACCTCGACGCCGCCCGCCGGCACCGGGAGCAGGGCCACGGCAACCTCTACGCCGAACTGCTGGCCGGTGAGCGCGCGTCGGGCGAGCGGGTCGTCGCCGCCAACGAGCACTGGACCGCGTTCGTGCCGTACGCGGCGCGCTGGCCGTACGAGATCCACCTGGCCCCGCACCGGCAGGTGCCCGACCTGGCCGCGCTCACCGACGACGAGCGCGACGCCTGCGCCCCGCTCTGGTCCGAGCTGACCCGGCGGCTGGACGGGCTGTTCGGGCTGGACATGCCCTATATCGCGGGCTGGCACCAGGCCCCGGTGCACGCCGACCGCGACCTCGGTTACCTGCACCTGCGTCTGATCAGCTCGCGCCGGGCCCCGGGAAAGCTGAAATACCTGGCCGGATCGGAGTCGGCGATGGGCGCGTGGGTCAACGACATCGCGCCGGAGCAGGCGGCGGCTGCGCTGCGGGCGGTTTCCCTCTAA
- a CDS encoding alpha/beta fold hydrolase, producing the protein MNEVEVLGVEVAPGVTLRLRHRAAAGPTGSGEAAGRTGGAPQPPREGKGTAFLLVHGLSSNARLWDEVAVALAAAGHPSWAVDLRGHGESDAPESGYDTATAAADLAAVIDALGLDQPVVAGQSWGGNVVVRLAAAHPKLPGAVGLVDGGWIDLHSAFPDWESCERVLRPQDIDGRPADAMRQWLESAHADWSATAKEATLANMRVRPDGTMERRLTIPRHLEILRSMWDDPPGPDLPRVTVPALLLPATGPDDERAAPVHRAAAALPAATVRWYPGSDHDLHAQHPDLLAADLLSLVRAG; encoded by the coding sequence GTGAACGAAGTAGAGGTCCTCGGCGTCGAGGTCGCGCCAGGCGTGACCCTGCGCCTGCGTCATCGGGCGGCCGCCGGTCCCACCGGGTCCGGCGAGGCCGCCGGCCGGACGGGCGGTGCGCCGCAACCGCCGCGTGAAGGGAAGGGCACCGCGTTCCTGCTGGTCCACGGACTGTCGTCGAACGCGCGGCTGTGGGACGAGGTCGCCGTCGCACTGGCCGCCGCCGGGCACCCGAGCTGGGCGGTCGACCTGCGCGGGCACGGCGAGTCGGACGCGCCGGAGTCCGGGTACGACACCGCGACCGCCGCGGCGGACCTGGCCGCGGTGATCGACGCGCTCGGCCTGGACCAGCCCGTGGTGGCGGGCCAGTCGTGGGGCGGCAACGTGGTGGTGCGGCTGGCCGCCGCACACCCGAAGCTGCCCGGTGCGGTGGGGCTGGTCGACGGCGGCTGGATCGACCTGCACAGCGCCTTCCCGGACTGGGAGTCCTGCGAGCGCGTGCTGCGGCCGCAGGACATCGACGGCCGCCCCGCCGATGCCATGCGCCAGTGGCTGGAGTCGGCGCACGCCGACTGGTCGGCGACGGCCAAGGAGGCGACGCTGGCCAACATGCGCGTCCGCCCCGACGGCACCATGGAGCGACGCCTGACGATCCCCCGCCACCTGGAGATCCTGCGCTCCATGTGGGACGACCCGCCAGGCCCGGACCTGCCCCGGGTCACCGTACCGGCGCTGCTGCTGCCCGCGACCGGCCCCGACGACGAACGCGCCGCGCCGGTGCACCGTGCCGCCGCGGCGCTGCCCGCCGCGACCGTGCGCTGGTATCCCGGCAGCGACCACGACCTGCACGCCCAGCACCCCGACCTGCTCGCCGCCGACCTGCTGAGCCTGGTCCGGGCCGGCTGA